One Arthrobacter sp. StoSoilB20 DNA segment encodes these proteins:
- a CDS encoding barstar family protein, protein MKIYSADTWTLEELQEQISDAGRRTVMVPPANTKQAVLEVFAQVLDFPEYYGVNLDALNDSLHDYADALSEDDGSPVTMIWQVPAAYRTDRSFGVVCEVLQDAERYAGRDLAVIAVFEN, encoded by the coding sequence ATGAAGATCTATTCCGCAGACACCTGGACCTTGGAAGAACTGCAGGAACAAATTTCCGACGCCGGCCGCAGGACAGTGATGGTCCCGCCGGCAAACACCAAGCAGGCCGTGCTGGAAGTCTTCGCCCAGGTACTGGACTTCCCTGAGTACTACGGCGTGAACCTCGACGCCCTGAACGACTCCCTGCACGACTACGCAGACGCCCTTTCAGAGGACGACGGCAGCCCGGTCACCATGATCTGGCAGGTCCCGGCCGCCTACCGCACAGACCGGTCCTTCGGGGTAGTTTGCGAAGTACTCCAGGACGCCGAGCGCTACGCCGGCCGAGACCTCGCAGTGATCGCCGTTTTCGAAAACTAG
- the rlmB gene encoding 23S rRNA (guanosine(2251)-2'-O)-methyltransferase RlmB produces MANNGRRSVKQKKGPSTGTGGHGRKALEGKGPTPKAEDRTYHKAYKNKQLAERSAAKRGTGPRQGGAGARSGPKGRATEELVTGRNSVVEALRAGIPAKALHVAIRIEMDDRVKESLKLAAERGIPLLETGKVELDRMTEDAVHQGLVLQIPPYEYEDAYDLAETTLAKWKKGHISNAPIFVALDGITDPRNLGAIIRSVSAFSGHGVIVPERRSVGVTASAWKTSAGAAVRVPVARASNLNNALKQFKNMGIYVLGLDGDGDVSLPDLTVATEPVCIVVGSEGKGLSRLVRENCDQIVSIPIDSAMESLNASMAVGISLYEVSRQRAAK; encoded by the coding sequence ATGGCCAACAACGGTCGCCGGTCGGTCAAGCAGAAGAAGGGCCCCTCCACCGGAACCGGTGGCCACGGCCGCAAGGCCCTGGAGGGCAAGGGTCCCACGCCCAAGGCGGAGGACCGCACCTACCACAAGGCATACAAGAACAAGCAGCTGGCTGAGCGCTCAGCTGCCAAGCGCGGCACAGGTCCCCGTCAGGGTGGCGCCGGTGCGCGCTCGGGCCCCAAGGGCCGTGCAACCGAAGAACTGGTCACCGGCCGCAACTCGGTGGTCGAAGCCCTCCGCGCCGGCATCCCGGCCAAGGCACTGCACGTGGCCATCCGCATTGAGATGGACGACCGCGTCAAGGAATCCCTCAAGCTTGCGGCCGAGCGTGGCATCCCCTTGCTCGAAACCGGCAAGGTTGAACTGGACCGCATGACCGAGGACGCCGTCCACCAGGGCCTGGTCCTGCAGATCCCGCCGTACGAGTACGAGGACGCCTACGACCTCGCCGAGACGACGCTGGCCAAGTGGAAGAAGGGGCACATCTCCAACGCACCCATCTTCGTGGCACTGGATGGCATTACGGACCCTCGCAACCTCGGTGCGATCATCCGCTCCGTGTCCGCGTTCAGCGGCCACGGCGTCATCGTGCCCGAACGTCGCTCCGTCGGCGTCACTGCGTCCGCTTGGAAGACCAGCGCCGGTGCCGCTGTCCGCGTGCCGGTGGCCCGCGCGTCGAACCTGAACAACGCCCTCAAGCAGTTCAAGAACATGGGCATTTACGTGCTTGGCCTCGATGGCGACGGCGACGTTTCGTTGCCCGACCTCACCGTTGCAACCGAGCCCGTGTGCATCGTGGTGGGCTCCGAAGGCAAGGGCCTGAGCCGGCTGGTCCGCGAAAACTGCGACCAGATCGTCTCCATCCCGATCGACTCCGCCATGGAATCGCTCAACGCGTCCATGGCCGTTGGTATCTCGCTGTACGAAGTGTCGAGGCAGCGCGCCGCCAAGTAG
- a CDS encoding ATP-binding protein translates to MLIGVVAGLVGLSLGVFGMLAFRISERQRSIVDLDVAEPRLPEGAAEVLAVVGRAFVVVDVIDGVVRASPAAYAYGLVRGHTVVHKQLLDMTAKVRRDGVILEEQYELPRGPLGKGTIVVQVRAAMLGQEYIVLLADDRTEITRTEEIRNDFVANVSHELKTPVGAISLLAEALEASPDDEEAVRRFAKRMHKESGRLAALVQDIIELSRLQGANVAQQGHAVDINTVITEAVDRSQLPAESKNIQIVVGGHSDSLVFGDRDLLVTALRNLIDNAIRYSPENTRVGVGIRTREGVVAISVTDQGEGLTPEDQERVFERFYRVDAARSRHTGGTGLGLSIVKHVVSNHGGEVTVWSQPGQGSTFTIRLPEMEGQDDDGGQPAAAATAVSAAELPAPGVAVEPQRTVHQANNAIQQTPIAGQQRGASGVQEQGASA, encoded by the coding sequence TTGCTCATAGGTGTCGTCGCCGGCCTCGTTGGCTTGTCGTTGGGCGTCTTTGGCATGCTCGCGTTCAGGATCAGCGAACGTCAGCGGAGCATCGTGGACCTGGACGTTGCCGAGCCCCGCCTGCCTGAAGGTGCCGCCGAGGTGCTTGCCGTCGTCGGGCGTGCGTTTGTCGTAGTGGACGTGATCGACGGCGTCGTCCGTGCCAGTCCCGCCGCGTACGCCTACGGACTGGTCCGCGGGCACACCGTGGTGCACAAGCAACTGCTGGACATGACTGCCAAGGTACGCCGCGATGGCGTGATCCTGGAGGAGCAGTATGAGCTTCCCCGCGGTCCGCTGGGCAAGGGGACCATTGTGGTGCAGGTGCGTGCGGCCATGCTGGGCCAGGAATACATCGTCCTCCTGGCCGATGACCGCACCGAAATTACCCGTACCGAAGAGATCCGCAACGACTTCGTGGCCAACGTCTCCCATGAGCTTAAGACTCCCGTTGGCGCCATCTCGCTCCTTGCCGAGGCTCTTGAAGCCTCGCCGGATGACGAGGAAGCAGTGCGCCGCTTCGCCAAGCGCATGCACAAGGAATCCGGCAGGCTCGCAGCCTTGGTCCAGGACATCATTGAACTGTCCCGCCTCCAGGGTGCCAACGTTGCCCAGCAAGGTCACGCGGTGGATATCAACACTGTGATTACCGAGGCCGTGGACCGTTCGCAGCTGCCGGCAGAGAGCAAGAACATCCAGATTGTGGTGGGCGGCCACTCAGACTCGTTGGTCTTTGGCGACAGGGACCTGCTGGTCACCGCACTGCGCAACCTGATCGACAACGCCATCCGCTACTCACCCGAAAACACCCGCGTGGGGGTTGGCATCCGAACCCGGGAAGGCGTCGTCGCCATCTCCGTGACTGACCAGGGCGAGGGCCTGACCCCCGAGGACCAGGAACGGGTCTTTGAACGCTTCTACCGCGTTGACGCAGCCCGTTCCCGGCACACCGGCGGCACCGGCCTTGGCCTGAGCATCGTCAAGCATGTGGTCTCCAACCACGGCGGCGAGGTGACCGTATGGTCCCAGCCCGGCCAGGGGTCCACCTTCACCATCCGCCTTCCGGAAATGGAAGGCCAGGACGACGACGGCGGCCAGCCGGCTGCCGCTGCAACAGCGGTTTCCGCCGCGGAACTTCCGGCGCCAGGCGTCGCCGTCGAGCCCCAGCGGACCGTTCACCAAGCCAACAATGCGATTCAGCAAACCCCTATCGCGGGTCAACAAAGGGGCGCCAGCGGCGTCCAAGAGCAAGGAGCCAGCGCTTGA
- the cysS gene encoding cysteine--tRNA ligase, with translation MTLRFYDTASAEVRDFVPLEDGKASVYYCGATVQGMPHVGHVRSAIAFDQLTRWLEFRGLRVTVVRNVTDIDDKILAKSAQSFGPDWDAEPSARQAEEWWALAYRYEQEFQNAYDSLGVQRPTYEPRATGHIPEMHALIQRLIDRGHAYPALDDSGDVYFDVRSWSKYGSLTRQNIDDMQGAADADPRGKRDPRDFALWKGFKDGEPVTAKWESPWGAGRPGWHLECSAMVTKYLGSRFDIHGGGLDLRFPHHENEMAQSQAAGDDFANFWMHNGMVTYEGEKMSKSIGNTVSPAEMLELASPRVVRYYLGQAHYRSILDYRPTSLQEAAAAVERIDGFIHKASAKVGAAVSDVSPQANMPAAFIAAMDDDLNVPQALGVLHETVRAGNTALASGDLDAAKVALYSVLSMTEVLGLDAVKRPEAVQGREHAALEVLIDAQLGARAAARAAKDWAASDAIRDTLAAAGVVVEDGADGATWSLKRD, from the coding sequence GTGACCCTGCGCTTCTATGACACCGCCTCCGCCGAAGTCCGTGACTTCGTTCCCCTCGAAGACGGCAAGGCCAGCGTGTACTACTGCGGGGCAACTGTTCAGGGAATGCCGCACGTGGGCCACGTCCGGTCCGCCATCGCCTTTGACCAACTGACCCGGTGGCTTGAATTCCGCGGCCTCCGCGTCACAGTGGTGCGCAATGTCACTGACATTGACGACAAGATCCTCGCCAAGTCCGCCCAGTCGTTCGGGCCGGACTGGGACGCCGAGCCCAGCGCGCGCCAGGCTGAAGAGTGGTGGGCCCTGGCCTACCGCTACGAGCAGGAATTCCAGAACGCCTACGACTCCCTTGGTGTTCAACGGCCAACCTACGAACCCCGGGCCACGGGCCACATCCCCGAAATGCACGCGCTCATCCAGCGCCTCATCGACCGCGGCCACGCCTACCCCGCACTGGACGATTCCGGCGACGTCTACTTCGATGTCCGCTCCTGGAGCAAGTACGGCTCGTTGACGCGGCAGAATATTGATGACATGCAGGGAGCCGCCGACGCGGACCCCCGCGGTAAGCGGGATCCCCGCGACTTCGCGCTGTGGAAGGGTTTCAAGGACGGTGAACCCGTCACCGCCAAGTGGGAGTCCCCTTGGGGTGCCGGACGTCCCGGCTGGCACCTCGAGTGCTCTGCGATGGTCACTAAATACCTCGGGTCCCGGTTCGATATCCACGGTGGGGGATTGGATCTGCGCTTCCCGCACCACGAGAACGAGATGGCCCAGTCCCAGGCGGCCGGCGACGACTTCGCCAACTTCTGGATGCACAACGGCATGGTCACCTACGAGGGTGAAAAGATGTCCAAGTCCATCGGCAATACGGTGAGCCCGGCCGAAATGCTGGAGCTCGCATCGCCCCGCGTGGTCCGCTACTACCTGGGCCAGGCGCACTACCGCTCCATCCTGGATTACCGGCCGACGTCGTTGCAGGAGGCTGCGGCCGCCGTCGAACGCATTGACGGGTTCATCCACAAGGCGTCGGCGAAAGTCGGGGCAGCCGTCTCGGACGTTTCCCCGCAGGCCAACATGCCCGCTGCTTTCATTGCGGCCATGGACGACGATCTCAACGTGCCCCAGGCCCTCGGCGTACTTCACGAAACGGTGCGGGCAGGCAACACGGCGTTGGCTTCGGGCGATCTCGACGCTGCCAAAGTTGCCCTGTACAGCGTGCTCTCCATGACCGAAGTGCTTGGCCTGGATGCGGTCAAGCGCCCCGAAGCTGTTCAAGGACGCGAGCACGCCGCATTGGAAGTGCTGATCGATGCCCAACTCGGCGCCCGGGCTGCTGCCAGGGCCGCCAAGGACTGGGCTGCCTCGGACGCGATCCGGGACACCCTGGCTGCCGCGGGCGTCGTGGTCGAAGATGGTGCGGACGGGGCAACCTGGAGCCTCAAACGCGACTGA
- a CDS encoding response regulator transcription factor: protein MSRILIVEDEESFSDPLSYLLGKEGFDVEVVDNGSDALVEFDRNGADLVLLDLQLPGTPGTEVCRQLRQRSSVPVIMLTAKDSEIDKVVGLELGADDYVTKPYSSRELVARVRAVLRRQGEPEELITSTVQAGPVRMDIERHVVSVNGEQVSLPLKEFELLEMLLRNSGRVLTRGQLIDRVWGSDYVGDTKTLDVHVKRLRSKIEPDPSAPRYLVTVRGLGYKFEP, encoded by the coding sequence TTGAGCCGGATTTTGATTGTGGAGGACGAAGAGTCCTTCAGCGACCCCCTGTCCTATCTCCTGGGCAAGGAAGGGTTCGACGTCGAGGTAGTGGACAACGGCAGTGATGCCTTGGTGGAGTTCGACAGGAACGGAGCAGACCTGGTCCTCCTGGATCTGCAGTTGCCCGGCACCCCGGGCACCGAAGTCTGCCGCCAGCTGCGCCAGCGTTCCAGTGTGCCTGTGATCATGTTGACTGCCAAGGACTCCGAGATCGACAAGGTCGTAGGCCTGGAACTCGGCGCCGACGACTACGTCACCAAGCCGTATTCCTCCCGGGAACTCGTGGCCCGTGTCCGCGCGGTTTTGCGACGCCAGGGTGAACCGGAGGAACTCATCACCTCCACCGTCCAGGCCGGGCCGGTCCGCATGGACATTGAGCGGCACGTGGTCAGCGTCAACGGCGAACAGGTGTCGTTGCCGCTGAAGGAGTTCGAACTGCTGGAAATGCTGCTTCGCAATTCAGGTCGGGTGCTGACGCGTGGCCAGTTGATCGACCGCGTGTGGGGTTCGGACTACGTTGGCGACACCAAGACCCTGGATGTGCACGTGAAGCGGCTCCGCAGCAAGATTGAGCCCGATCCCTCCGCTCCACGCTACCTGGTCACGGTGCGTGGGCTGGGCTACAAGTTCGAGCCGTAA
- the glgX gene encoding glycogen debranching protein GlgX, with amino-acid sequence MVMPIFDTAAAVDASRPRPLGLSVPQPGLDDAEKMQDHQVNVAVFAPDLEAVEIAFQAPGEPWRAHILPNVEDGVHFGVVSGMPPGTRYGFRAAPSEGTFPMSLPAVDLDDDGEHRLLLDPYGRAVDQRGEFLTSVHVETGFDWGDDQPPRVPLRTSVIYEAHVRGQTMLHPDIPEHLRGTYAGMAHPVMIQHLTELGITAVQLLPIHFHLDESHLQDLGMTNYWGYNTAAFFAPHADYATEAARNAGPHAVQDELKGMIKLLHAAGIEVILDVVYNHTAEAGPDGPALSFRGLAEKRYYRHDAHGRYLDTTGCGNTLDFSDPVVVDLALDSLRYWVNDFHVDGFRFDLAVTLCRDAGNTFDPRHPFLQAIAEDPVLSEVKLIAEPWDVGYGGWQTGRFPQGWSDWNDHFRDGVRSFWLSDRAAIEAGGQGGSVASLAELMAGSANLFASSGRTRLASVNFITAHDGFTLKDLVSYDRKHNEANGEQNRDGHGDNRSYNHGVEGRSENEAIVAARALSVRNLMATLLLSFGVPMITAGDEIGRTQQGNNNAYCQDNPTAWLDWSRTQEANAMFKTTRELVRLRRWFLRHQPESFPGNANNSSLQWFDDKGQQMTPARWNDPNVRSVQLLMGHEDSEIRGLISVNGSNQDVKMVLPEILSETGIGKRMFELRFTTSVLHERRKGALVASGERDILQANTINIYRT; translated from the coding sequence ATGGTTATGCCTATTTTTGACACAGCAGCTGCCGTCGACGCCTCCCGGCCACGGCCCCTCGGACTGAGCGTGCCCCAGCCCGGCCTTGACGATGCCGAAAAAATGCAGGACCACCAGGTGAACGTGGCGGTTTTCGCACCCGACTTGGAAGCGGTTGAAATCGCCTTCCAAGCCCCCGGAGAACCTTGGCGGGCCCACATCCTTCCGAACGTTGAGGACGGCGTGCACTTCGGAGTGGTCAGCGGTATGCCGCCGGGTACCCGCTATGGTTTCCGCGCGGCCCCCTCGGAGGGCACCTTCCCCATGTCCCTGCCGGCGGTGGACCTGGACGACGACGGCGAACACCGCCTGCTGCTGGACCCTTACGGCCGCGCTGTGGACCAGCGGGGCGAGTTCCTCACCAGTGTGCATGTGGAAACAGGTTTTGACTGGGGCGATGACCAGCCGCCCCGCGTCCCTTTGCGGACCTCCGTCATTTACGAAGCGCACGTGCGCGGCCAGACCATGTTGCACCCGGACATCCCGGAGCACCTCCGGGGTACGTACGCAGGCATGGCCCACCCGGTGATGATCCAGCACCTCACGGAACTTGGCATCACGGCTGTCCAGCTCCTGCCCATCCATTTCCACTTGGACGAGTCCCACTTGCAGGACCTGGGCATGACCAATTACTGGGGCTACAACACGGCGGCCTTCTTCGCCCCTCATGCGGATTACGCCACGGAGGCTGCCCGCAACGCCGGCCCCCACGCGGTACAGGATGAACTCAAGGGCATGATCAAGTTGCTCCATGCGGCGGGAATCGAGGTCATCCTCGATGTTGTGTACAACCACACCGCCGAGGCAGGTCCCGATGGGCCGGCCTTGAGCTTCCGTGGGCTGGCGGAAAAACGCTACTACCGGCACGATGCCCACGGGCGCTACCTGGATACCACCGGCTGCGGCAACACCTTGGACTTCAGTGATCCTGTAGTGGTGGACCTGGCCCTCGATTCCCTGCGGTACTGGGTGAACGACTTCCACGTCGATGGCTTCCGCTTTGACCTGGCCGTGACGCTCTGCAGGGACGCCGGCAACACCTTTGACCCCCGGCACCCCTTCCTCCAGGCGATTGCGGAGGACCCGGTGTTGTCCGAGGTCAAGCTGATCGCCGAGCCGTGGGACGTTGGCTATGGGGGCTGGCAGACGGGGCGTTTCCCGCAGGGCTGGTCGGATTGGAACGATCACTTCCGTGACGGCGTCCGCAGCTTCTGGCTGTCCGACCGCGCTGCGATTGAGGCCGGTGGCCAAGGTGGTTCCGTGGCCTCGTTGGCTGAACTCATGGCAGGCTCCGCAAATCTCTTCGCATCATCAGGGCGTACACGGCTGGCCAGCGTCAACTTCATCACGGCGCACGACGGCTTCACGCTCAAGGACCTGGTGAGCTACGACCGTAAGCACAACGAGGCCAACGGTGAGCAGAACCGCGACGGCCACGGCGATAACCGCAGCTACAACCACGGCGTGGAGGGCCGGAGCGAGAACGAGGCCATTGTGGCTGCCCGCGCCCTGTCCGTCCGGAACCTGATGGCTACCCTGTTGCTGTCCTTCGGCGTCCCGATGATCACGGCCGGCGACGAAATCGGCAGGACCCAGCAGGGCAACAACAACGCCTACTGCCAGGACAATCCCACGGCATGGCTGGATTGGAGCCGCACGCAGGAAGCCAACGCCATGTTCAAGACCACACGGGAGTTGGTCCGGCTCCGCCGCTGGTTCCTGCGTCACCAGCCCGAGAGTTTCCCTGGCAACGCAAACAATTCCAGCCTCCAGTGGTTTGACGACAAAGGCCAGCAGATGACTCCAGCACGCTGGAATGATCCCAATGTGCGTTCCGTCCAGCTCCTGATGGGGCATGAGGACAGCGAAATCCGTGGCTTGATCTCGGTAAACGGCAGCAACCAGGACGTCAAGATGGTCCTGCCGGAGATCCTCAGCGAAACCGGAATCGGCAAGCGCATGTTCGAGCTCCGCTTCACTACATCGGTGCTGCACGAGCGCCGGAAGGGCGCGTTGGTGGCCTCCGGCGAGCGGGATATCCTGCAAGCCAACACCATCAACATTTACCGCACGTAG
- a CDS encoding CarD family transcriptional regulator, producing MVFEVGETVVYPHHGAAKIEEIKMRTIKGEEKMYLKLKVAQGDLTIEVPAENVDLVGVRDVVGKEGLEHVFDVLRAEFTEEPTNWSRRYKANLEKLASGDVIKVAEVVRDLWRRDHDRGLSAGEKRMLAKARQILISELALAEKTDEEKAASVLDEVLAS from the coding sequence ATGGTTTTTGAGGTCGGCGAGACAGTAGTTTACCCTCACCACGGTGCAGCAAAAATTGAGGAAATCAAGATGCGCACCATCAAGGGCGAAGAGAAGATGTATCTCAAGCTCAAGGTGGCTCAGGGTGATCTGACCATTGAAGTTCCAGCAGAGAACGTTGACCTTGTTGGGGTCCGGGACGTAGTGGGCAAAGAAGGCTTGGAGCACGTGTTTGACGTTCTCCGCGCCGAGTTCACTGAAGAGCCTACCAACTGGTCGCGTCGTTACAAGGCGAACCTGGAGAAGCTTGCTTCAGGCGATGTCATCAAGGTGGCGGAGGTCGTTCGCGATCTTTGGCGTCGTGATCACGATCGCGGCCTTTCCGCAGGCGAGAAGCGGATGCTGGCCAAGGCGCGGCAGATTCTGATTTCAGAACTGGCCCTGGCGGAGAAGACGGACGAAGAGAAGGCTGCAAGCGTTCTTGACGAGGTCTTGGCTTCCTAA
- the ispD gene encoding 2-C-methyl-D-erythritol 4-phosphate cytidylyltransferase: MSTPSKRAVTAVILVAAGSGERLGYGMPKAQVPLGGEAILMHALRGVVAADVARQICIAVPKGDTELRELIADFTVDLVDGGPEISVVDGGSSRADSVRSALGALEDGTEFVLVHDAARALAPERVFQRVADALAAGAKAVIPAMPVVDTIKTVSGTSEADSSIAPEVVTGTAPREQLRAVQTPQGFEWATLRRAHEAAALFDDKQAASVTDDAMLVELLGVPVHAVRGASQSLKITTPLDLIIAEGLLEGPLGIRWVEG; the protein is encoded by the coding sequence ATGAGTACTCCTTCCAAGCGCGCCGTTACGGCCGTGATCCTGGTTGCCGCCGGTTCCGGTGAGCGTCTGGGCTACGGCATGCCCAAAGCCCAGGTCCCGCTCGGCGGTGAAGCCATCCTGATGCATGCCCTTCGGGGAGTAGTGGCAGCAGACGTAGCCCGGCAGATCTGCATCGCCGTCCCCAAAGGCGACACGGAGCTCCGTGAGTTGATCGCCGACTTCACCGTTGATCTGGTGGACGGCGGCCCGGAGATCTCCGTGGTCGACGGCGGATCGTCCCGCGCGGATTCCGTCCGCTCCGCTTTGGGTGCTTTGGAAGACGGCACGGAATTCGTCCTCGTGCACGATGCTGCCCGTGCCCTGGCCCCGGAGCGCGTCTTCCAGCGCGTCGCCGACGCCCTGGCTGCGGGTGCGAAGGCCGTCATTCCCGCCATGCCCGTGGTGGACACCATCAAGACAGTCTCCGGGACGTCCGAGGCTGACTCCTCCATCGCTCCGGAAGTTGTCACTGGGACGGCGCCACGCGAACAACTCAGGGCCGTACAGACTCCGCAAGGCTTCGAGTGGGCCACTCTGCGCCGTGCCCACGAGGCTGCTGCACTCTTTGACGACAAGCAAGCCGCGTCCGTCACTGATGACGCCATGCTGGTTGAGCTGTTGGGTGTCCCGGTCCATGCCGTCCGGGGAGCCAGCCAGTCCCTGAAGATCACCACGCCATTGGACCTCATCATCGCCGAAGGACTCCTGGAGGGACCTTTGGGTATTCGTTGGGTGGAGGGCTGA
- a CDS encoding carbon-nitrogen hydrolase family protein, with amino-acid sequence MRVALAQVITGRDVAGNLRLLEEYARLAKEGGAGLVVFPEAMMRAFGNSLLDIAEPLDGPWASRVRDLAQELQLVIVAGMFTPGAPSSSGSRRVRNTLLATGPGVEASYDKIHLFDAFGFAESDTVEAGTEPVTFDAGGLTFGLATCYDIRFPALFTANADHGAVVNIVSASWGSGPGKAEQWQLLARARAVDTTTFVLACGQGDPATQGVEVKGSAPTGVGYSAVVSPFGQVLESLEGEPGLIFHDLDSAAVEEARAKLPVLANRHHF; translated from the coding sequence GTGCGTGTGGCACTCGCCCAAGTCATCACCGGCAGGGACGTTGCCGGCAACCTGCGGCTCCTGGAGGAGTACGCCCGCCTGGCAAAAGAGGGTGGAGCCGGGCTGGTGGTCTTCCCTGAGGCCATGATGCGCGCGTTCGGGAACTCGCTGCTGGATATCGCCGAACCACTGGATGGACCGTGGGCCAGCCGGGTCCGTGATCTCGCCCAAGAACTGCAACTGGTGATCGTGGCAGGCATGTTCACTCCCGGTGCTCCCTCATCCTCAGGGTCGCGCCGTGTGCGGAACACGCTTCTGGCCACTGGACCCGGAGTAGAAGCGAGTTACGACAAGATCCACCTCTTCGACGCGTTCGGCTTTGCGGAGTCGGACACCGTTGAGGCGGGTACCGAACCTGTGACGTTCGACGCCGGTGGCCTCACCTTCGGCTTGGCCACCTGCTACGACATCCGTTTCCCTGCCTTGTTCACAGCCAACGCCGACCACGGAGCAGTGGTCAACATAGTCTCGGCCTCCTGGGGATCCGGGCCTGGCAAAGCAGAGCAATGGCAACTCCTGGCTCGTGCACGCGCCGTGGACACCACCACATTCGTGCTCGCCTGCGGCCAGGGTGATCCGGCAACGCAAGGTGTTGAGGTCAAGGGTTCCGCGCCCACAGGAGTGGGGTACTCCGCCGTCGTGTCCCCGTTCGGCCAAGTGCTGGAATCCCTCGAGGGCGAACCCGGCCTCATCTTCCACGACCTCGACTCCGCAGCGGTGGAAGAAGCGCGTGCGAAGCTCCCGGTGCTGGCCAACCGCCACCACTTCTAG
- a CDS encoding ribonuclease domain-containing protein: protein MNRSRSKLVAFAGLVIAVVVLVVAMVGGGSLTAPSSAPPSGGETTAQSTTPAPGPALSSSAAAVANPSTLPAINASQLPREARQTLALIAKGGPYPYDRDGVNFGNFEGLLPKKSGGFYKEYTVTTPGEFDRGPRRIIVGKDSAKYYTPDHYESFKFIVEDK, encoded by the coding sequence ATGAACCGCAGCCGCAGCAAACTGGTGGCATTCGCGGGGTTGGTGATCGCCGTCGTCGTGCTGGTTGTCGCCATGGTGGGCGGAGGCTCGCTGACGGCGCCAAGCAGTGCGCCGCCTTCCGGCGGAGAAACAACAGCGCAAAGCACGACGCCGGCACCTGGCCCTGCGTTGTCGTCGTCGGCTGCCGCCGTGGCAAACCCCTCAACACTGCCTGCCATCAACGCCTCGCAGCTGCCCAGGGAAGCCCGTCAAACCCTGGCCCTGATCGCCAAGGGCGGCCCTTACCCATACGACCGTGACGGCGTGAACTTCGGCAACTTTGAAGGCCTGCTGCCCAAGAAGTCCGGTGGGTTCTACAAGGAATACACGGTGACCACACCAGGAGAGTTCGACCGTGGACCCCGCCGCATCATCGTGGGCAAGGACTCAGCAAAGTACTACACCCCGGACCATTACGAGTCGTTCAAGTTCATCGTCGAAGACAAGTAG
- the ispF gene encoding 2-C-methyl-D-erythritol 2,4-cyclodiphosphate synthase, with protein sequence MAPDRNVILPRTGIGIDVHAFAPADDPQPLWLGGLFWEGEPGLSGHSDGDCVAHAAADALFSACGIGDLGTHFGTDRPEFAGASGVKLLGEAARIVREAGFAIGNVAVQFVANRPKFGPRREESQRVLSEAAGAPVSVTATTSDGLGFTGRGDGISAVATALVYPVSGHEATVAEPGPAKGAPHG encoded by the coding sequence ATGGCACCGGACCGCAACGTGATCCTGCCCCGCACCGGTATCGGCATTGATGTCCATGCATTTGCCCCCGCGGACGACCCCCAGCCGCTCTGGCTTGGCGGGCTCTTCTGGGAAGGTGAGCCAGGACTTTCAGGGCATTCCGACGGCGATTGCGTGGCCCATGCTGCGGCGGACGCACTCTTCTCCGCCTGCGGAATCGGCGACCTCGGCACGCACTTCGGCACGGACCGCCCCGAGTTTGCCGGGGCCTCGGGAGTGAAGTTGCTCGGGGAAGCGGCGCGCATTGTGCGCGAGGCCGGATTCGCGATTGGCAACGTCGCAGTGCAATTTGTGGCCAACCGTCCCAAATTCGGGCCGCGGCGCGAAGAGTCCCAACGCGTCCTCAGCGAAGCAGCCGGCGCTCCTGTCAGCGTCACCGCCACCACCAGCGACGGACTGGGTTTCACCGGCCGTGGGGACGGGATCTCCGCTGTTGCGACAGCCCTGGTGTATCCGGTTTCCGGACACGAGGCCACCGTAGCGGAGCCGGGACCGGCGAAAGGTGCGCCGCATGGATAA